The Silvanigrella paludirubra genome contains a region encoding:
- a CDS encoding ABC transporter ATP-binding protein: MNDIINLKNLKYSYKKNSPVLDIENLNVKEGEKLFLYGPSGCGKTTFLSILSGILPAYDGSLKIFNTEFIGLKPSLRDQLRGSEMGYIFQLFNLIPYLNVLDNILLPCKISPLRRKNLSLQELKEKCVELANNLKIGKILNKKVTEISIGQQQRVAAARALIGFPKLIIADEPTSSLDADNREQFLKNLFDQCESQNTTLIFVSHDKDLKKFFSNHIYLPEINRVKS; this comes from the coding sequence ATGAACGATATCATAAATTTAAAAAATTTAAAATATTCTTATAAAAAGAACTCTCCCGTATTAGACATTGAAAATTTAAATGTAAAAGAAGGAGAAAAATTATTTTTATACGGCCCAAGCGGTTGTGGTAAAACGACTTTCTTAAGCATTTTATCAGGAATTCTTCCTGCATATGACGGATCTCTCAAAATTTTTAATACCGAATTTATTGGATTAAAGCCCTCTCTCAGAGACCAGTTGCGCGGTAGTGAAATGGGTTATATATTTCAATTATTTAATTTAATACCCTATTTAAATGTTTTAGATAACATTTTATTGCCTTGTAAAATAAGTCCTTTAAGAAGAAAAAATTTAAGTTTACAAGAATTAAAAGAAAAATGTGTTGAATTAGCAAATAATTTAAAAATTGGAAAAATTTTAAATAAAAAAGTAACAGAAATTTCTATTGGTCAACAGCAACGAGTTGCTGCTGCCCGTGCTTTAATTGGTTTTCCTAAATTAATTATTGCTGATGAACCAACAAGTTCTCTTGATGCAGATAATCGAGAACAGTTTTTAAAAAATCTTTTTGATCAATGTGAATCACAAAACACAACTTTAATATTTGTAAGTCATGATAAAGATCTCAAAAAGTTTTTTTCAAATCATATTTATTTACCCGAAATTAATAGAGTTAAATCATGA
- a CDS encoding ZrgA family zinc uptake protein, translating into MLKNSLRLCLISASIFLLQNTYAHGAHNHGSAKINLGVQQTTATIQMEMPAVSMYGFEHEAKTQNDKKAVSEAVEKLKKNISQIVKLDSALGCTFSPNKIEPFVKDEDGDEDNMKDSKTKNKKIEGEHGDFRAEFNIKCQKDITGSKVTFQFKPFFPNIKQIDAQVLSNSTQSASKITNDKGFLQL; encoded by the coding sequence ATGCTTAAGAATTCTTTAAGATTATGCTTAATTTCAGCATCCATATTTTTATTACAAAATACTTATGCTCATGGAGCTCACAATCATGGTTCTGCCAAAATCAATTTGGGAGTTCAACAAACAACAGCAACTATTCAAATGGAAATGCCGGCCGTGAGTATGTATGGGTTTGAACATGAAGCAAAAACACAAAATGATAAAAAAGCGGTTTCTGAAGCAGTTGAAAAATTAAAAAAGAATATCTCACAAATAGTTAAATTAGATTCCGCACTAGGTTGTACATTTTCTCCTAATAAAATAGAACCCTTTGTAAAAGACGAGGATGGAGATGAAGACAATATGAAAGATTCAAAAACAAAAAATAAAAAGATAGAAGGCGAACACGGAGATTTTAGAGCCGAATTTAATATTAAATGCCAAAAAGACATTACTGGAAGTAAAGTAACTTTTCAGTTTAAACCATTTTTTCCAAACATAAAACAAATTGATGCCCAAGTATTAAGTAATTCCACTCAATCCGCATCAAAAATAACGAACGATAAAGGTTTTCTGCAGTTATGA
- a CDS encoding Fur family transcriptional regulator, which translates to MEPDDHYKVEFQIPHHHHGDGCSGKSFQQLAFDALKENNFRITKSRLALIECLANTTVPLSPKSIFDSLINDYKIKIDQVSVYRILETFSQLNLVHQVFPSGDYLSCTTRCEHNSNHIILNCIKCSKVNEIHMDWNPIYKIFENVKEKFQFEPIKQMFQIDGICKQCR; encoded by the coding sequence GTGGAACCAGATGATCATTATAAAGTTGAATTTCAAATACCCCATCATCATCATGGTGATGGATGTAGCGGTAAATCATTTCAGCAACTCGCTTTTGATGCCTTAAAAGAAAATAATTTTAGAATAACGAAATCTCGTCTTGCTTTAATCGAATGTTTAGCAAATACGACAGTTCCCTTATCTCCAAAAAGTATTTTTGACTCATTAATAAATGATTATAAAATAAAAATTGATCAAGTATCTGTATACCGTATATTAGAGACTTTTAGTCAATTAAATTTAGTTCATCAAGTTTTTCCTTCTGGTGATTATTTATCTTGTACCACTCGTTGTGAACATAATTCAAATCATATTATTTTAAATTGTATTAAATGCAGTAAAGTAAACGAAATCCATATGGACTGGAATCCAATTTATAAAATATTTGAAAATGTAAAAGAAAAGTTTCAATTTGAACCAATAAAACAAATGTTTCAAATAGACGGGATATGTAAACAATGTCGCTAA
- a CDS encoding MnmC family methyltransferase: protein MSLKQQGNKYILANTCSGIPTFKHIETNEILHGQVGPYQEAIHLYVNQSNILNAVSEEFVVYDLGMGCGAQLIAMYQSFLKNQNIKKLTVVSFDLEKEGLIALQENIHLFSYVNEFMELLPLCLSQNNFVHKLQDGRIFEWNFIEGDFCKTILEPKGTYPLADVVCYDFFSPASHPHLWTYQIFSNLNLHLSHNAKMITYSSATCIRAIMFASGLYVGFGPLSGKKSKSTMATKLFHDLEEPLSLEWKKTFLRSEAKFSLAEKEENKEKIVNLIDNHSQWSYF, encoded by the coding sequence ATGTCGCTAAAACAGCAAGGAAATAAATATATTTTAGCAAATACTTGTTCGGGTATTCCAACATTTAAGCATATAGAAACCAATGAAATTCTTCATGGACAAGTGGGTCCCTATCAAGAAGCTATTCATTTATATGTAAATCAATCAAATATTTTAAATGCTGTAAGTGAAGAATTTGTCGTATATGATTTAGGAATGGGTTGTGGTGCTCAACTAATTGCAATGTATCAATCTTTTTTGAAAAACCAAAATATTAAAAAATTAACCGTTGTGAGTTTTGATTTAGAAAAAGAAGGTTTGATTGCTCTTCAAGAAAATATTCATTTATTTTCTTATGTAAATGAATTTATGGAGCTGTTACCTCTTTGTCTTTCTCAAAATAATTTTGTTCATAAATTGCAAGATGGTCGTATTTTTGAGTGGAACTTTATTGAAGGAGATTTTTGTAAAACAATTTTAGAACCCAAAGGAACTTATCCTTTAGCTGATGTTGTTTGTTACGATTTTTTTTCTCCAGCAAGTCATCCACATTTGTGGACTTATCAAATATTTTCAAATTTAAATTTACATTTATCACACAATGCCAAAATGATTACTTATTCTTCAGCAACATGTATAAGAGCTATAATGTTTGCTTCTGGATTATATGTTGGATTTGGTCCATTAAGTGGTAAAAAATCAAAATCAACTATGGCAACTAAGCTTTTTCACGATTTAGAAGAGCCCTTGTCTTTGGAATGGAAAAAAACATTTCTTCGTTCTGAAGCAAAATTTTCATTAGCAGAAAAAGAAGAGAATAAAGAAAAAATTGTGAATTTGATTGATAATCATTCGCAATGGTCCTATTTCTAA
- a CDS encoding DUF3015 family protein, with amino-acid sequence MKNISFLVSIIVFVFYISNANAVIGSAGCGLGSVVFRGSQWWKQIFALTTNQATGSQAFGITSGTSGCPPAIFGVVENQEEYIEFNLSSIQKEAAQGTGELLFGLAYRLGCDQMYFLDFGTYTQKNYIEIFTSQNAKNVLFNIKNLIQKNEILVHNCKYINI; translated from the coding sequence GTGAAAAATATTTCATTTTTAGTAAGTATTATTGTTTTTGTATTTTATATTTCAAATGCAAATGCTGTTATTGGTTCTGCTGGTTGCGGCTTGGGTTCGGTCGTTTTTAGAGGATCGCAGTGGTGGAAGCAAATCTTTGCACTAACAACAAATCAAGCTACAGGATCTCAAGCTTTTGGTATTACATCAGGAACATCGGGGTGTCCGCCAGCTATATTTGGTGTAGTTGAAAATCAAGAAGAATATATTGAATTTAATCTATCTTCTATTCAAAAAGAAGCAGCTCAAGGAACGGGTGAATTATTATTTGGGCTTGCTTATAGGCTGGGTTGTGATCAAATGTATTTTCTAGATTTTGGTACTTATACTCAAAAAAATTATATTGAAATTTTTACTTCACAAAATGCAAAAAATGTTTTGTTTAATATAAAAAATTTAATTCAAAAAAATGAAATTTTAGTGCATAACTGTAAATATATTAATATCTAG
- a CDS encoding DUF3015 family protein, giving the protein MKNFMKNILFVLIVGAFCLLASRAHAVGSAGCGLGSVVFKGNEWWKQILAMTTNHLTSSQFIGITTGTSNCAPGLFGIVQKQEDYVVANFSTLQREAAQGSGESLNGLASTLGCENSSFPSFGAYTQEKYYEIFSAQDAKEVLQNIKVEVEKNQNLSRECKFIQI; this is encoded by the coding sequence ATGAAAAATTTTATGAAAAATATTCTTTTTGTCCTTATTGTAGGTGCTTTTTGTTTACTTGCTTCGCGTGCTCATGCTGTAGGCTCTGCTGGTTGCGGGCTTGGTTCTGTTGTTTTTAAAGGAAATGAGTGGTGGAAGCAGATTTTAGCTATGACGACAAATCATTTAACAAGTTCACAATTTATTGGGATTACAACAGGGACTTCAAATTGTGCTCCTGGATTATTTGGGATTGTTCAAAAACAAGAAGACTATGTTGTCGCAAATTTTTCAACTCTGCAAAGAGAAGCTGCACAAGGTAGTGGCGAAAGTTTAAATGGTCTTGCTTCTACTCTTGGTTGTGAAAATTCAAGTTTCCCAAGTTTTGGGGCTTATACTCAAGAAAAATACTATGAGATATTTTCTGCTCAAGATGCAAAAGAAGTTTTACAAAATATAAAGGTAGAAGTTGAGAAAAATCAGAATCTTTCTAGAGAATGTAAATTCATTCAAATTTGA
- a CDS encoding DUF3015 family protein, with translation MKFLVSKKYLGLVLASLLSTATFSASADVGIAGCGLGSVVFKDNGRGSQILASTTNATLWSQTFGITSGTSNCGSGVAKQANNTMKLDYVNANLSTLQREIAQGNGSTVNGLAAVVGCPSSSYAEFGAYTQDHYSSIFTSNNAEEIVNNINQEMLKNSELSKSCNLGNS, from the coding sequence ATGAAATTTTTAGTTTCAAAAAAATATTTAGGATTAGTTTTAGCATCTTTATTAAGTACTGCTACTTTTAGTGCTTCAGCTGATGTTGGAATTGCTGGCTGTGGACTGGGTTCAGTTGTTTTTAAAGATAATGGCAGAGGCAGCCAAATTTTAGCTTCTACAACGAATGCAACATTATGGAGCCAAACATTTGGAATAACTTCTGGTACTTCTAATTGTGGATCTGGAGTTGCAAAACAAGCCAATAATACTATGAAACTAGATTATGTTAATGCTAACCTTTCCACACTTCAAAGAGAAATTGCTCAAGGTAACGGTTCAACTGTGAATGGTCTAGCAGCTGTTGTGGGTTGTCCATCAAGTTCTTATGCTGAGTTTGGTGCTTATACACAAGACCATTATAGCTCTATTTTTACATCTAATAATGCAGAAGAAATTGTAAATAATATAAATCAAGAAATGTTAAAAAATTCTGAACTCTCTAAATCTTGTAATCTTGGTAATAGTTAG
- a CDS encoding DUF4105 domain-containing protein, giving the protein MANGIKKILIAILFFYPLFLSALEDSRLQSAENYFIEKSRKLSLSQKSEWRKILFYQNKYFSAPTGIVDGKDFYLSEEGKVNLQSEMEATIKAFFSGVENNDSAHCKFPRRLKWLKSYLDDDKYTIPITKCSNLEKWLEFVNPNGAVLIFSSFYINNPSSMFGHTFLRIVNSNDPLTDSGINFAANPDTENMIFYTFKGLTGLFEGKFSLLPYSIKVQEYNNSESRDLWEYELNLSKEQIMNMVLSLWEVGDNRIDYFYIDENCSYILLALLDTANDDFNFAKNFWIWVNPSDTLRVVYSYPNLIKNVTFRPSSEKRFRYRYALLDNDEKKLFASILDQKKDFSDLKENYSKISASKVLDAVSEYIDYKENLAGTEESKKYPLFRKQLLLARASIGIVSSPLKIEPPDSDRPEKGLPGGRIGTSYSHSYFSGNSFDLEISPVLHNIQSPSTGYSREAQIELLNTTLRYEANSKQFFIQKLDLVNIISIPSLNPPLYPVSWNLKLGMEQDYDCDKLGYNSSCVRYSLSGGAGASALWEPIQLYFLPQVDFAYQNENAFEVSAGTFSGFTFKTNESSMFSSRIEWMKRYSVLYHSWRDHLLSESSFSFQPFFNFECKIFYKYNFINYDWQTGLGFYWHFF; this is encoded by the coding sequence TTGGCAAACGGAATAAAGAAAATTTTAATTGCTATATTATTTTTTTACCCTTTATTCCTATCTGCTCTGGAAGATTCTCGTTTACAAAGTGCAGAAAACTATTTTATAGAAAAATCGCGTAAGCTATCTCTTTCTCAAAAATCAGAATGGCGAAAAATACTTTTTTATCAAAATAAATATTTTAGTGCTCCAACAGGAATTGTAGATGGGAAAGATTTTTATCTTTCAGAGGAAGGTAAAGTAAATTTACAGTCTGAAATGGAAGCAACAATTAAAGCTTTTTTTTCAGGGGTTGAAAATAATGATTCAGCGCATTGTAAATTTCCAAGAAGATTAAAATGGCTTAAATCATATTTAGACGATGATAAATATACTATACCTATTACGAAATGCAGCAATTTAGAGAAGTGGCTTGAATTCGTGAATCCGAATGGGGCTGTGCTTATTTTTTCGTCTTTTTATATTAATAATCCTTCAAGTATGTTTGGTCATACATTTTTAAGAATAGTGAATTCAAATGATCCATTAACGGATTCGGGTATCAATTTTGCAGCGAATCCTGATACAGAAAATATGATTTTTTATACTTTTAAAGGCTTAACTGGGCTATTTGAGGGCAAATTTAGTTTGTTACCTTATTCAATAAAGGTACAAGAATATAACAACTCGGAAAGTCGGGATCTTTGGGAATATGAATTAAATCTAAGCAAAGAACAGATTATGAATATGGTATTGAGTCTTTGGGAAGTTGGCGACAATCGAATAGATTACTTTTATATAGACGAAAATTGTTCCTATATTTTATTAGCTTTATTAGACACGGCAAATGATGATTTTAATTTTGCTAAAAATTTTTGGATATGGGTTAACCCGTCTGATACTTTAAGAGTTGTTTATTCTTATCCGAACTTGATTAAAAATGTTACATTTAGGCCATCTTCCGAAAAAAGGTTTCGCTACCGTTACGCTTTGTTAGATAATGATGAAAAAAAATTATTTGCTTCTATTTTGGATCAAAAAAAAGATTTTTCAGATTTAAAGGAAAATTATTCTAAAATAAGTGCTTCAAAAGTTTTAGATGCCGTTTCTGAGTACATTGACTATAAAGAAAATTTAGCAGGAACAGAGGAGTCTAAAAAATATCCCTTATTTAGAAAACAACTATTATTAGCAAGAGCCTCTATAGGAATTGTATCTAGTCCCTTAAAAATAGAGCCTCCCGATTCAGATCGTCCTGAAAAAGGTTTACCTGGGGGACGGATAGGAACATCTTATTCACACTCCTATTTTTCAGGAAATTCATTTGATTTAGAAATAAGTCCCGTCTTGCATAATATACAAAGTCCTTCTACGGGTTATTCGAGAGAAGCACAAATTGAATTGCTGAATACAACGTTACGTTATGAAGCGAATTCAAAACAATTTTTTATACAAAAATTAGATCTTGTAAATATTATTTCTATACCGTCATTAAACCCTCCTTTATATCCGGTCTCATGGAATTTAAAATTGGGAATGGAACAGGATTATGACTGCGATAAGTTAGGCTACAATTCATCATGTGTAAGATATTCTTTATCAGGGGGAGCAGGAGCGTCTGCATTATGGGAGCCCATTCAGCTCTATTTTCTTCCTCAAGTAGACTTTGCTTACCAAAATGAAAATGCGTTTGAAGTATCTGCAGGTACTTTTTCTGGATTTACTTTTAAGACAAATGAATCTTCGATGTTTTCATCTCGTATTGAGTGGATGAAACGTTACTCTGTATTATATCACTCATGGCGTGATCATTTATTGTCAGAGTCTTCTTTCTCTTTTCAGCCTTTTTTTAACTTTGAATGTAAAATATTTTATAAATATAATTTTATAAATTATGATTGGCAGACGGGATTGGGTTTTTACTGGCATTTTTTTTAA
- a CDS encoding HU family DNA-binding protein, with protein sequence MIPFPLHVLTGVPFMVKSELIEILSSKADVTSPQAEELINMFFDTISEALTEDGRVEIRGFGAFTVRKYKSYDGRNPKTGERIEVPEKKLPFWKTGLELRQRVDGLG encoded by the coding sequence TTGATCCCATTCCCATTGCACGTTTTGACTGGAGTCCCTTTTATGGTAAAAAGTGAACTAATCGAAATCCTTTCTTCAAAGGCAGATGTTACTTCCCCTCAAGCTGAAGAACTTATCAATATGTTTTTTGATACGATTTCTGAAGCTCTTACAGAGGATGGCCGTGTAGAAATTCGCGGTTTTGGCGCTTTTACTGTGCGCAAATATAAATCTTATGATGGCCGCAACCCAAAAACAGGAGAAAGAATTGAGGTTCCAGAAAAGAAACTTCCATTTTGGAAAACAGGACTTGAACTTCGTCAGCGTGTGGATGGTTTAGGTTGA
- a CDS encoding mandelate racemase/muconate lactonizing enzyme family protein, with protein sequence MKIVDVKIGKIKIPLKRPFKTALRTVYFAEDIIVKLITQSGLIGFGSAAPTFAITGDSLDSISSCILNELKPRIIGLELTNIECVMSKLHASVVNNTSALSAIDMAIYDLYAQSLNLPLYKFFGGYRNLVFTSVTISANPPDVMVADALVALEDGFSDLKLKLGVDPNYDLDRVKAVRAAVGNLIKISVDANQAWGAKESVRMIHKLEQLGLNIEFVEQPVKAKHIEDLLYVTQNVTTDILADESVFSPYDAFQICKQKAADLINIKLAKAGGFYQATKILNLAESAGIECLMGCMLESQVAVTAAAHFAAAKKSIVRCDLDPPALLAENPVIGGVSLDGNVLTLNETAGLGIKDIIGVQYL encoded by the coding sequence TTGAAAATTGTTGATGTCAAAATCGGCAAAATTAAAATTCCTCTAAAAAGGCCTTTTAAAACGGCTTTAAGAACGGTTTATTTTGCTGAAGACATCATTGTAAAATTAATTACCCAATCTGGGTTAATTGGTTTTGGTAGTGCTGCTCCTACTTTTGCGATTACGGGTGACTCCCTCGACTCCATTTCTTCTTGTATACTTAATGAACTCAAACCCAGAATAATAGGTCTTGAACTTACAAATATCGAATGTGTTATGAGTAAGCTTCATGCTTCTGTGGTTAATAATACTTCTGCTTTATCAGCTATAGACATGGCTATCTATGATCTTTATGCTCAATCCTTAAATTTACCACTATATAAATTTTTTGGTGGCTATCGTAACCTTGTTTTTACATCTGTTACAATTAGCGCCAATCCTCCCGATGTTATGGTTGCAGACGCGCTTGTTGCTTTAGAAGATGGTTTTTCCGATTTAAAATTAAAACTTGGGGTAGATCCAAATTATGATTTAGATCGTGTTAAAGCAGTTCGTGCTGCAGTAGGAAATCTAATTAAAATAAGTGTCGATGCCAATCAGGCTTGGGGAGCAAAAGAGTCTGTCCGCATGATTCATAAATTAGAACAATTGGGTTTAAATATAGAATTTGTAGAACAACCTGTAAAAGCAAAACACATCGAAGATCTTTTATATGTTACCCAAAACGTAACAACGGATATTTTAGCAGACGAATCCGTTTTTTCTCCCTATGATGCCTTTCAAATATGTAAACAAAAAGCAGCCGATCTCATCAATATCAAATTGGCAAAAGCGGGTGGCTTTTACCAAGCAACAAAAATATTAAATTTAGCGGAATCGGCGGGTATCGAGTGTTTAATGGGTTGTATGTTAGAAAGCCAAGTTGCTGTTACAGCAGCTGCTCATTTTGCGGCAGCAAAAAAATCGATTGTTCGTTGTGATTTAGATCCTCCTGCCTTGCTTGCAGAAAATCCTGTCATTGGTGGTGTTTCTTTAGATGGAAATGTTCTGACTCTAAATGAAACAGCAGGTCTTGGAATTAAAGATATTATAGGTGTTCAATATTTATAA
- a CDS encoding acyl-CoA thioesterase, with protein sequence MKIFFDEYKVNIEQNVVWGEMDAFQHVNNTVYFRYFENVRLEYFHRINLFDVMKIYGIGPVLASTQCRFKIPLTFPDKIHIGTKVFELGEDYYLMKYSIYSHQYEKIAAEGEGKIVSFSFAEKKKSKHPKQLYENILALEGEQILIK encoded by the coding sequence ATGAAAATTTTTTTTGATGAATATAAAGTAAATATTGAGCAAAATGTTGTTTGGGGCGAAATGGATGCTTTTCAACATGTAAATAATACGGTTTATTTTCGTTACTTTGAGAATGTTCGTCTCGAATATTTTCATAGAATAAATTTGTTTGATGTTATGAAAATTTATGGAATAGGCCCTGTTTTAGCATCGACGCAATGCCGATTTAAAATTCCTTTAACCTTCCCTGACAAAATTCATATTGGCACTAAGGTGTTTGAATTAGGGGAAGATTATTATCTTATGAAATATTCTATTTATAGCCATCAATATGAAAAAATAGCCGCTGAGGGCGAAGGTAAAATTGTTTCATTTTCATTTGCTGAAAAGAAAAAAAGTAAACATCCAAAACAACTGTATGAAAATATTTTAGCATTAGAGGGGGAGCAAATACTTATAAAGTGA
- a CDS encoding protoglobin domain-containing protein, protein MLDIEGFNLFIKDYFLNNKIEDLEFALKFDDIKKNKAKKLAPIIKENIDYIIKEFYEYNLNNDKIKKYFKGHAEIERLMKVNQKYFEYIFSGPFDIEYYKEKIKIGYMHYIRSIPNDAYLASLGNLNSILNKLWQNKFTDVIELFEAQSITSDLLFIEIYFTVNTYYTFIEKKLSDEKTKMKEILDNMQDCYFIINKDLMTSDVVSKSCLHIFNNDISGRNIIEVFDELEVSKKDIFILSIKQYFENIFNLESIFNMLPGTIEVKNKTIKMSYTPILDSDKKPHKIIICCSDITEHIKKQKFLEEYHTKNLTIIEIIKKRTEFDQILKEIAVKNVTLLDCDDITIGKNILFEYKNYFSKFALSNIATLTHNLELELLEKEKNEKFNAKEFFSISCCMISDLLKKFLEENYEILGIPS, encoded by the coding sequence ATGCTAGATATAGAAGGTTTTAATCTATTTATAAAAGACTACTTTTTAAACAATAAAATTGAAGATCTTGAATTCGCTTTAAAGTTTGACGATATTAAAAAAAATAAAGCTAAAAAATTAGCTCCTATAATTAAAGAAAATATTGATTATATCATAAAAGAATTTTATGAATATAATTTAAATAATGACAAAATCAAAAAATATTTTAAAGGGCACGCTGAAATAGAGCGTCTTATGAAAGTAAATCAAAAATACTTTGAATATATTTTTTCAGGCCCCTTTGATATTGAGTATTACAAAGAAAAAATTAAAATAGGTTATATGCATTATATAAGATCAATTCCGAATGATGCTTATTTAGCTTCTCTTGGTAATTTAAATTCAATTTTAAATAAATTATGGCAAAACAAATTTACGGATGTCATCGAATTATTTGAAGCTCAGTCGATTACAAGTGATTTATTATTTATTGAAATTTACTTTACGGTAAATACTTATTATACTTTTATAGAGAAAAAATTGTCTGATGAAAAAACAAAAATGAAAGAAATTCTTGACAACATGCAAGATTGTTACTTTATTATTAATAAAGACTTAATGACAAGTGATGTTGTTTCTAAATCTTGTTTGCATATTTTTAATAATGATATCTCGGGTAGAAATATCATAGAAGTTTTTGATGAGCTTGAAGTAAGTAAAAAAGATATTTTTATTTTATCCATTAAACAATATTTTGAAAATATTTTTAACTTGGAATCTATTTTTAATATGCTTCCCGGAACAATTGAAGTAAAAAATAAGACTATAAAAATGAGTTATACTCCTATTTTAGATTCTGATAAAAAACCTCACAAAATTATAATTTGCTGCAGTGATATTACGGAGCATATTAAAAAACAAAAATTTTTAGAGGAGTATCATACAAAAAATTTAACAATTATTGAAATTATCAAAAAACGTACTGAGTTTGATCAAATATTAAAAGAAATTGCAGTTAAAAATGTTACTTTATTAGATTGCGATGATATTACTATTGGAAAAAATATACTATTTGAATACAAAAATTATTTTTCTAAATTTGCTTTATCCAATATTGCTACATTAACACACAATTTAGAATTAGAACTTTTAGAAAAAGAAAAAAATGAGAAGTTTAATGCCAAAGAATTTTTTTCTATTTCTTGCTGCATGATTTCAGACCTATTAAAGAAATTTTTAGAAGAAAATTATGAAATTTTGGGGATTCCGAGTTGA
- a CDS encoding MBL fold metallo-hydrolase, with amino-acid sequence MLTKILYEDNHCKWVMFGRDPQKKNSVIDTNEYAIIVNNEAILLDPGGIEIFPAVLTAISEILDVKNIKAYLCSHQDPDIMSSLQLWLGLTPDAKVYLSWLWAGFIAHFGGEYVKNFVSLPDEGGPLEFNQKRFEFVPAHYCHSSGNFHFFDPESKIFFSGDMGAALVPVDYPTIVEDFKEHIKYMEKFHQRWMPSNEAKNRWVSRVRKLNPKMLCPQHGAVFTGENVHNFLNWIEELEVGKAK; translated from the coding sequence ATGCTTACAAAAATTCTTTATGAAGATAATCACTGCAAATGGGTTATGTTTGGACGTGACCCACAAAAGAAAAACAGTGTTATTGATACCAATGAGTACGCTATTATTGTCAATAATGAAGCTATATTATTAGATCCAGGTGGGATTGAAATTTTTCCAGCAGTATTAACGGCAATCTCAGAAATTTTAGATGTTAAAAATATCAAAGCCTATTTATGTAGTCACCAAGATCCTGATATTATGTCTTCACTTCAATTATGGCTAGGCTTAACACCCGATGCAAAAGTTTATTTATCCTGGCTTTGGGCTGGATTTATTGCACATTTTGGTGGTGAATATGTAAAGAACTTTGTTTCGTTACCAGATGAAGGGGGGCCATTAGAATTTAATCAAAAAAGATTTGAATTTGTGCCTGCCCACTATTGCCATTCTTCTGGTAATTTTCATTTTTTTGATCCGGAATCAAAAATATTTTTTTCTGGTGATATGGGAGCAGCTTTAGTTCCTGTGGATTATCCAACCATAGTAGAAGATTTTAAAGAACACATAAAGTATATGGAAAAATTTCATCAAAGATGGATGCCTTCAAATGAAGCCAAAAATAGATGGGTCAGTCGTGTTCGAAAATTAAATCCAAAAATGCTTTGTCCACAACATGGCGCTGTCTTTACGGGAGAAAATGTTCATAATTTTTTAAATTGGATTGAAGAACTAGAAGTAGGAAAAGCAAAATAA
- a CDS encoding methyl-accepting chemotaxis protein, giving the protein MSGAALLDENKLDTILTNFMASEKNVEELSVALNKIEKMVFTVRDISTKTDLLSLNASIEAVRAGQSGKGFAVVADEVARLAEKTQDSISEIETAVDSFKDGFENLREFLIKTKEMIKMSMEKK; this is encoded by the coding sequence ATGAGTGGCGCAGCTTTATTAGATGAAAATAAATTAGATACCATTTTAACTAATTTTATGGCATCTGAAAAAAATGTAGAAGAGCTTTCTGTAGCTTTAAATAAAATTGAAAAAATGGTTTTTACGGTTCGTGATATTTCAACAAAAACCGATCTTTTATCACTAAATGCTTCAATAGAAGCCGTACGTGCGGGGCAGTCTGGAAAAGGTTTTGCTGTTGTGGCAGATGAGGTCGCTCGGCTTGCAGAAAAGACCCAAGATTCTATTTCTGAGATAGAGACTGCTGTTGATTCCTTTAAAGATGGTTTTGAAAATTTAAGAGAGTTTTTAATTAAAACAAAAGAAATGATTAAAATGTCAATGGAAAAAAAGTAA